The Corynebacterium glaucum genome includes a region encoding these proteins:
- a CDS encoding DUF2017 domain-containing protein: protein MQPWRRKKGLMRSSVKFTTRFEPMEREVIGDLTATVSEALIGRAQSAPKDEFAEMIGMSAGHTEAPEDPKLARLLPDFEREGDEEFDGDNGLLRSLHENDIIKAKLINLQVVNEVLGPTGGVEVTIEEADAPRFIAALNDMRLYVSEDDRGGEAEAQDRAVLMDWLAYCQDSLLEAMME, encoded by the coding sequence ATGCAACCGTGGCGCAGGAAGAAGGGCCTCATGCGCTCTTCCGTAAAATTCACCACCCGCTTCGAGCCGATGGAGCGCGAGGTGATCGGAGACCTCACCGCGACCGTCTCTGAAGCGCTCATCGGGCGCGCGCAGTCCGCCCCGAAGGACGAGTTCGCGGAGATGATCGGCATGTCCGCGGGCCACACCGAGGCCCCGGAGGATCCGAAGCTCGCGCGCCTGCTGCCCGACTTCGAGCGCGAGGGCGACGAGGAGTTCGACGGCGATAACGGTCTGCTGCGCAGCCTCCACGAAAACGACATCATCAAAGCCAAATTGATCAACCTGCAGGTGGTCAACGAGGTCCTCGGCCCCACCGGCGGGGTGGAAGTGACCATCGAGGAGGCCGACGCGCCGCGCTTCATTGCCGCGCTCAACGACATGCGTCTCTACGTCTCCGAGGATGACCGCGGCGGCGAGGCTGAGGCCCAGGACCGCGCGGTGCTCATGGACTGGCTCGCTTACTGCCAGGACTCCCTGCTTGAAGCAATGATGGAATAG
- the clpS gene encoding ATP-dependent Clp protease adapter ClpS — protein sequence MNASEASAAGVRMSSPIASPELDEAIEVEVTTSENLPWMCIVWDDPVNLMSYVAYVFQTVLGYDRKRANELMMQVHTEGKAVVSSGEKDKVEGDVKKLHTAGLWATMQQAG from the coding sequence ATGAACGCTTCGGAAGCGTCCGCCGCAGGTGTGCGGATGAGCTCGCCGATCGCCTCGCCTGAACTGGACGAGGCGATCGAGGTCGAGGTCACCACCAGCGAGAACCTGCCCTGGATGTGCATCGTGTGGGATGACCCGGTCAATCTGATGAGCTATGTGGCCTACGTCTTCCAGACCGTGCTGGGTTATGACCGCAAGCGCGCTAACGAGCTGATGATGCAGGTCCACACCGAGGGCAAGGCCGTTGTCTCCTCGGGCGAGAAAGACAAGGTCGAAGGCGACGTGAAGAAGCTGCACACGGCAGGCCTGTGGGCCACAATGCAGCAGGCGGGATAG
- a CDS encoding nicotinate phosphoribosyltransferase yields the protein MYELTMLDAALQDGTAHRKCVFEVFTRRMPNERRYGVVAGTARVIDAIASFRFTEEQIELADFLSNEAKQFLRDYKFTGDVDGYREGDLYFPYSPILTVRGTFAECVILETVILSILNYDSAVASAASRMVSAADGKPIIEMGSRRTHEQSAVTAARATYIAGFDATSNMEASLRYGIPASGTAAHSWTLLHVDDSGKPDERAAFRAQIAATGVDTTLLVDTFDITKGVENALEVAGTEIGAVRIDSGDLGIMSRRVRAQLDEAGAFNTRIIVSSDLDEFAIAGLRSDPVDGFGVGTSVVTGSGAPTAGLVYKLVEVDGHSVAKRSSGKATYGGAKSALRAYRASGVAVAEVVYPQGAEITRKQNLAYRELAVPMIRGGELVDAASDPFNLEAARTTHRDALQTLPWEGLALSRGEVAIPTHFVGFPEPAE from the coding sequence ATGTACGAGCTGACCATGCTCGACGCCGCGCTACAGGACGGCACCGCCCACCGCAAGTGCGTGTTCGAGGTGTTCACCCGTCGCATGCCCAACGAACGCCGCTACGGCGTGGTCGCCGGCACCGCGCGCGTGATCGACGCGATCGCCAGCTTCCGCTTCACCGAAGAGCAGATTGAGCTCGCGGACTTCCTCTCCAACGAGGCGAAGCAGTTCCTGCGCGATTACAAGTTCACCGGCGACGTTGACGGTTACCGCGAAGGCGACCTCTACTTCCCCTACTCGCCGATCCTCACTGTGCGCGGCACGTTCGCCGAGTGCGTGATTCTGGAGACGGTGATCCTCTCCATCTTGAACTACGACTCCGCAGTCGCATCTGCTGCCTCGCGCATGGTCTCAGCCGCAGACGGTAAGCCGATCATTGAGATGGGTTCACGCCGCACCCACGAGCAATCCGCCGTTACCGCAGCGCGCGCAACCTACATCGCAGGCTTCGACGCCACCTCCAACATGGAGGCGTCGCTGCGCTACGGCATCCCGGCCTCCGGCACCGCAGCGCACTCCTGGACGCTGCTGCACGTGGACGATAGTGGCAAGCCGGACGAGCGCGCCGCCTTCCGCGCCCAGATCGCGGCCACCGGCGTGGACACGACGCTGCTGGTGGACACCTTCGACATAACCAAGGGCGTTGAGAACGCCCTCGAGGTCGCCGGCACCGAGATCGGCGCGGTGCGCATCGACTCCGGCGATCTCGGCATCATGTCGCGCCGCGTACGCGCCCAGCTCGACGAGGCTGGGGCGTTCAACACCCGCATCATCGTCTCGAGCGACCTGGACGAGTTCGCTATCGCGGGCCTGCGCTCCGACCCGGTCGACGGATTCGGTGTGGGCACCTCGGTGGTCACGGGCTCGGGTGCTCCTACCGCGGGCTTGGTGTACAAACTCGTGGAGGTCGACGGGCACTCGGTGGCCAAGCGCTCCTCTGGCAAGGCGACCTACGGCGGCGCGAAAAGCGCGCTGCGCGCCTACCGCGCTTCGGGCGTCGCGGTTGCAGAAGTCGTCTACCCGCAGGGCGCTGAAATCACCCGCAAGCAAAACCTAGCCTACCGCGAGCTCGCGGTCCCGATGATCAGGGGCGGAGAACTTGTCGATGCCGCGTCTGACCCGTTCAACCTCGAAGCCGCCCGCACCACTCACCGGGACGCACTGCAGACGCTGCCTTGGGAGGGCCTGGCACTCTCGCGCGGCGAAGTCGCCATCCCGACGCACTTCGTCGGCTTCCCCGAGCCCGCCGAATAA
- a CDS encoding ATP-dependent DNA helicase yields MSQPLSQTTEDLLSAAVDAIGGTPRPGQLAMAQAVTRAFDSERHLAVQAGTGTGKSLAYLVPSILHAQRTNSTVVVSTATIALQRQLVERDLPRLADALEPLMERRPTFAILKGRNNYLCLHKLSLDDDTPDALIEEDNLSRIGREVKRVAEWAEETETGDRDDLAPGVSDLVWRQVSVTSSECLGAARCPHGEECFAQLAREAAGEVDVVVTNHAMLAIDALSDVQILPEHSAVVIDEAHELDDRITAVATNIISDRALTLAARRAGKLGADTAVLKDVVDDFNAAIGIEEPGRWETISEPARAAFAALSSALGKTYTAIADAPPGESENNPETFAERGNLKNHLSDLQSAVDRILSVFDEEDVTKHRDVVWLSRRERGDDAVSVAPLSVATLLRSQLFADTTVVLASATLNVGGNFNAMAAAWGLPDGKWDSLDAGTPFNPSKAGILYTARHLPPPGRDGLTDQTLDEIAELITAAGGRTLGLFSSRRAAEQAAEAMRSRLPFDIYLQGEDSTGALVDKFAKAENSCLFGTLSLWQGVDVPGSALSLVIIDRIPFPRPDDPLLQARSNAADAAGRSGFMEVSATHAALLLAQGTGRLLRSVDDRGVIAVLDSRLSTKRYGAFLRSSLLPFWQTTDPEVARGALRRLVASS; encoded by the coding sequence GTGAGCCAGCCCCTGTCGCAAACTACCGAAGACCTCCTCTCGGCCGCCGTCGACGCCATCGGCGGCACCCCGCGCCCCGGTCAGCTCGCGATGGCCCAGGCCGTCACCCGCGCCTTCGACTCTGAGCGCCACCTCGCAGTGCAGGCCGGCACCGGCACCGGCAAATCGCTCGCGTACCTCGTCCCTTCGATCCTGCATGCCCAGCGCACCAACTCCACCGTGGTGGTTTCCACCGCCACGATCGCGCTGCAGCGCCAGCTCGTGGAGCGCGACCTTCCGCGGCTTGCCGACGCCCTCGAGCCACTCATGGAGCGCCGGCCGACTTTCGCCATCTTGAAAGGCCGGAACAACTACCTCTGCCTCCATAAGCTTTCGCTTGACGACGACACGCCCGACGCGCTCATCGAGGAAGACAACCTGAGCAGAATCGGACGCGAAGTGAAGCGAGTTGCCGAGTGGGCCGAGGAGACCGAGACCGGCGACCGCGACGACCTCGCCCCAGGTGTGTCAGACCTGGTGTGGCGCCAAGTATCGGTGACCTCGTCGGAGTGCCTCGGCGCCGCGCGCTGCCCGCACGGTGAGGAATGCTTCGCCCAGCTCGCCCGCGAAGCTGCCGGCGAAGTCGACGTTGTGGTGACCAACCACGCCATGCTTGCCATCGACGCACTCAGTGACGTGCAGATTCTGCCCGAGCACTCCGCGGTGGTGATCGACGAGGCCCACGAACTCGACGACCGCATCACCGCCGTGGCCACCAACATCATCTCGGACCGCGCGCTCACGCTCGCCGCCCGCCGCGCCGGCAAACTCGGCGCAGATACAGCGGTACTCAAGGACGTCGTCGATGATTTCAACGCTGCGATCGGCATCGAGGAACCGGGCCGCTGGGAGACTATCTCCGAGCCGGCCCGCGCCGCTTTTGCCGCCCTCTCCTCCGCGCTGGGCAAGACCTACACCGCAATCGCGGACGCACCACCCGGCGAATCGGAGAATAACCCCGAGACCTTCGCTGAACGCGGCAATTTGAAGAACCACCTCTCCGACCTCCAAAGCGCCGTCGACCGCATCCTGAGCGTCTTCGACGAAGAGGACGTGACTAAACACCGCGACGTCGTCTGGCTGAGCCGCCGCGAGCGCGGCGACGACGCCGTCTCGGTCGCCCCGCTCTCCGTCGCCACGCTCTTGCGCTCCCAGCTTTTCGCTGACACCACCGTGGTGCTCGCCTCAGCGACGCTCAACGTCGGCGGCAACTTCAACGCCATGGCCGCAGCCTGGGGCCTGCCCGACGGCAAATGGGACTCCCTCGACGCGGGCACGCCGTTCAACCCGTCAAAGGCCGGCATTCTCTACACCGCGCGCCACCTGCCCCCGCCCGGCCGCGACGGCCTCACCGACCAAACTCTCGACGAGATCGCCGAGCTGATCACCGCCGCCGGCGGGCGCACCCTTGGCCTGTTCTCTTCCCGCCGCGCAGCCGAGCAGGCCGCCGAAGCAATGCGCTCTCGCCTCCCCTTTGACATCTACCTCCAGGGCGAGGACTCCACCGGCGCGCTCGTAGACAAGTTCGCCAAAGCCGAGAACTCCTGCCTCTTCGGCACTCTCTCCCTGTGGCAAGGCGTGGACGTCCCGGGTAGCGCTTTATCGCTCGTGATCATCGACCGCATCCCCTTCCCCCGCCCCGACGATCCCCTGCTCCAAGCACGCTCCAACGCCGCCGATGCCGCAGGACGCTCCGGCTTCATGGAGGTCTCCGCCACGCACGCCGCACTCCTCCTCGCCCAAGGTACGGGCAGGTTGTTGCGCTCAGTAGACGATCGCGGGGTCATCGCGGTCTTGGACAGTCGCTTATCGACGAAGCGTTACGGCGCTTTCCTGCGATCCTCACTCCTCCCGTTCTGGCAGACCACCGACCCGGAAGTCGCCCGCGGAGCCCTGCGCCGCCTCGTCGCCAGCTCTTAG
- a CDS encoding aminoacyl-tRNA hydrolase, translating to MTEQQADSFAAAHALLAELIEGDYRNRTEDRDDPSTVQAMQLALNLPKQDPPARNQVLTDAARAVVAVCLDERAGSEGFWREHLAAWYSHRIRKVARRARNKAWDNVQVLPGVTVGTARAFVPSATNEVPPAIAKLQIKGTELEDSTTTPIVTEGPLLLIDASLTMSLGKAAAQVGHASMLYAAALPLEKARAWAKTGFVLSVREVDPEAFAKCSGHPNAVVVRDAGYTEVAPGSVTVVALPSGTAPIS from the coding sequence GTGACCGAGCAACAGGCAGACTCCTTCGCCGCGGCTCATGCCCTGCTCGCGGAGTTGATCGAAGGGGATTACCGGAACCGAACCGAGGACCGGGACGATCCGTCCACGGTCCAGGCGATGCAGCTCGCGCTCAACTTGCCCAAGCAAGATCCGCCCGCACGTAACCAGGTGCTCACAGATGCCGCCCGCGCCGTCGTCGCCGTATGCCTCGACGAGCGCGCGGGCTCCGAGGGATTCTGGCGCGAACACCTCGCCGCGTGGTACTCGCACCGCATTCGAAAAGTCGCCCGCCGCGCGCGAAACAAGGCGTGGGACAACGTGCAAGTTCTGCCCGGTGTCACCGTCGGCACTGCCCGAGCGTTCGTCCCGTCTGCCACCAACGAAGTCCCGCCCGCTATCGCAAAACTGCAGATCAAAGGCACCGAGCTCGAGGACAGCACTACCACCCCGATCGTCACCGAGGGGCCACTTTTGCTTATCGACGCCTCCTTGACCATGTCATTAGGCAAAGCAGCCGCTCAGGTCGGCCACGCTTCGATGCTCTATGCCGCGGCGCTGCCGTTGGAAAAAGCCCGCGCCTGGGCAAAAACCGGCTTCGTGCTCTCCGTGCGCGAGGTGGACCCGGAGGCTTTCGCGAAGTGCTCGGGCCACCCGAATGCTGTGGTTGTCCGAGACGCTGGTTACACGGAGGTCGCACCTGGATCGGTGACCGTCGTGGCACTCCCGTCCGGCACCGCCCCCATCAGCTGA
- the serB gene encoding phosphoserine phosphatase SerB, producing the protein MPALEVELQEGLKPAIITTSGPDRPGVSAAFFTALARHEVQLIDVEQTNFRGRLMLAALVGMNPQALTDLERDLRAELWEFGQRVTIETGADTAQVSRASSTHVVVALGNPVTAAAVSRLGEVLASFGANINVIRGIAQYPVTGLEFRITIPDYTPGDGKEIRRQLAELSAELGIDIAMEHAGLHRRAKRLVCFDCDSTLITGEVIEMLAAHAGKEAEVAEVTDRAMRGELDFEESLRERVKALAGLDASVIDEVAAQIELTPGARTTIRTLNSMGYRTAVVSGGFIQVLEGLAEDLELDYVRANTLEIVDGKLTGRVTGKVVDRTAKADFLEEFAADSGLTMNQTVAVGDGANDIDMLSRAGLGIAFNAKPALKEVADASVNHPFLDEVLYILGIPREEIDHANTTAGIDGRVPLS; encoded by the coding sequence ATGCCCGCACTCGAGGTCGAACTGCAGGAAGGTTTAAAGCCTGCGATCATCACTACCTCCGGCCCGGACCGCCCGGGCGTGTCAGCCGCGTTTTTCACCGCGCTCGCTCGGCATGAGGTGCAGTTGATCGACGTTGAGCAGACCAACTTCCGCGGGCGTCTCATGCTGGCGGCACTCGTCGGCATGAACCCGCAGGCACTGACGGACCTTGAGCGCGACCTCCGTGCCGAACTATGGGAGTTTGGACAGCGGGTGACTATCGAAACCGGGGCAGATACTGCCCAGGTTTCAAGAGCAAGCTCCACTCACGTCGTGGTCGCACTGGGCAACCCGGTCACCGCCGCAGCGGTATCTCGCCTCGGCGAAGTACTCGCAAGTTTCGGCGCGAACATCAACGTGATTCGCGGCATCGCCCAGTACCCGGTGACTGGACTTGAATTCCGCATCACTATTCCGGACTACACCCCGGGCGACGGCAAGGAAATACGTAGGCAGCTCGCCGAACTTTCCGCCGAGTTGGGCATCGATATCGCGATGGAGCACGCGGGCCTGCATCGCCGCGCGAAGCGCCTGGTGTGCTTCGACTGCGACTCCACCTTGATCACCGGCGAGGTCATCGAGATGCTCGCCGCCCACGCAGGCAAGGAGGCTGAAGTCGCCGAAGTCACGGATCGCGCGATGCGTGGCGAGCTCGACTTCGAGGAGTCCTTGCGTGAACGAGTGAAAGCCCTTGCAGGCCTCGACGCCTCGGTCATCGACGAGGTCGCCGCCCAGATTGAGCTCACTCCGGGCGCGCGCACGACAATCCGGACGCTGAACTCCATGGGCTACCGCACCGCAGTGGTGTCCGGTGGCTTCATCCAGGTGCTTGAGGGTCTCGCCGAGGACTTGGAGTTGGACTACGTGCGCGCCAACACTCTTGAGATCGTGGACGGCAAGCTCACCGGCCGCGTCACCGGCAAGGTCGTCGACCGCACCGCGAAGGCCGACTTTCTCGAGGAATTCGCCGCTGACTCCGGGCTCACCATGAACCAGACGGTGGCAGTCGGCGACGGTGCGAATGACATCGACATGCTCTCTCGCGCCGGCCTCGGCATCGCCTTCAACGCGAAGCCCGCTCTCAAAGAAGTCGCGGACGCCAGCGTGAACCACCCGTTCCTGGATGAGGTCCTCTACATCCTCGGCATCCCCCGCGAAGAGATCGACCACGCGAACACCACCGCGGGTATCGACGGCCGAGTCCCGCTTTCGTGA
- the ctaD gene encoding aa3-type cytochrome oxidase subunit I has protein sequence MTAVAPRLDNYVPPTRPEPTGNARRGSQMYKQLTTTDHKELGVMYIIMSFVWFFVGGLMALLIRAELFSPGLQLLSNEQFNQLFTMHGTVMLLAFGTPIVWGFANYVLPLQIGAPDVAFPRLNAFGFWVTTVGVFAMLAGFLTPGGAADFGWTMYMPLADATHTPSVSANLWVVGVGATGVGTIASAVNMLTTVLTMRAPGMTMFRLPVFTWTIFVTSIIALMIFPLLTAAAMGVLFDRLLGGHIYDTANGGAILWQHLFWFFGHPEVYVLALPFFGIISEIIPVFSRKPIFGYIGLVFATLAIAGLSMAVWAHHMFATGAVLLPFFSFMTFLIAVPTGVKFFNWVGTMWNGRITFNSPMMWVMGFLFTFLFGGLTGIMLASPPLDFHLHDSYFVVAHFHYTLFGTVVFSAIAGVHFWFPKMTGRMLDEKLAKLSFWLVFIGFNMTFLVQHWLGNMGMPRRYADYLDTDGFTLLNQVSTVGALILGLGMIPFIWNVFKSWRYGEIVTVDDPWGYGNSLEWATSCPPPRHNFTSLPRIRSERPAFELHYPHMVETLRREAHTGHSEDTPATWKGASHEFDHVDGPGSKTSPSA, from the coding sequence ATGACCGCTGTGGCGCCAAGGCTGGACAATTACGTCCCGCCGACTCGTCCGGAACCGACTGGCAACGCACGCCGGGGTTCCCAGATGTATAAGCAGCTGACCACGACCGACCACAAGGAACTGGGCGTGATGTACATCATCATGTCGTTCGTCTGGTTCTTCGTGGGCGGCCTGATGGCCTTGCTCATCCGCGCCGAGCTGTTCAGCCCGGGGCTTCAGCTCCTGTCGAACGAGCAGTTCAACCAGCTCTTCACCATGCACGGCACCGTGATGCTTCTGGCATTCGGCACCCCGATCGTGTGGGGCTTCGCCAACTACGTGCTGCCGCTGCAGATCGGCGCGCCGGACGTGGCGTTCCCGCGTCTGAACGCGTTTGGTTTCTGGGTCACCACTGTCGGTGTCTTCGCAATGCTTGCGGGCTTCCTCACCCCGGGCGGTGCGGCCGACTTCGGCTGGACCATGTACATGCCGCTGGCTGATGCAACGCACACCCCGTCCGTGTCCGCGAACCTTTGGGTCGTGGGTGTCGGTGCGACCGGTGTCGGCACCATTGCTTCGGCGGTCAACATGCTCACCACCGTGCTAACCATGCGCGCGCCGGGTATGACCATGTTCCGCCTGCCGGTATTCACCTGGACCATCTTTGTGACCTCGATCATTGCACTGATGATCTTCCCGCTGCTGACCGCAGCTGCAATGGGCGTTCTCTTCGACCGCTTGCTTGGCGGCCACATCTACGACACCGCTAACGGCGGTGCCATCCTGTGGCAGCACCTCTTCTGGTTCTTCGGCCACCCGGAGGTCTACGTTCTCGCACTGCCGTTCTTCGGCATCATCTCCGAGATCATCCCGGTCTTCAGTCGCAAGCCGATCTTTGGCTACATCGGCCTGGTCTTCGCAACCCTGGCGATTGCAGGCCTGTCGATGGCAGTGTGGGCGCACCACATGTTCGCCACCGGCGCAGTACTTCTGCCGTTCTTCTCCTTCATGACCTTCCTGATCGCCGTTCCGACCGGTGTGAAGTTCTTCAACTGGGTGGGCACGATGTGGAACGGTCGCATCACCTTCAATTCCCCGATGATGTGGGTCATGGGCTTCCTGTTCACCTTCCTCTTCGGTGGTCTGACCGGCATCATGCTCGCTTCTCCGCCGCTGGACTTCCACCTGCACGATTCCTACTTCGTGGTTGCTCACTTCCACTACACCCTCTTCGGTACCGTGGTGTTCTCCGCGATCGCAGGTGTCCACTTCTGGTTCCCGAAGATGACGGGTCGCATGCTGGACGAGAAGCTGGCGAAGCTTTCCTTCTGGCTGGTGTTCATCGGCTTCAACATGACCTTCCTGGTGCAGCACTGGCTGGGCAACATGGGTATGCCGCGCCGTTACGCCGACTACCTGGACACCGACGGCTTCACGCTCCTAAATCAGGTTTCCACCGTGGGCGCACTGATCCTGGGTCTTGGCATGATCCCGTTCATCTGGAACGTGTTCAAGTCTTGGCGCTACGGCGAGATCGTCACCGTGGACGATCCGTGGGGCTACGGCAACTCCCTCGAGTGGGCAACTTCCTGCCCGCCGCCGCGCCACAACTTCACCTCCCTGCCGCGCATCCGTTCCGAGCGCCCGGCATTCGAGCTGCACTACCCGCACATGGTTGAGACCCTGCGCCGTGAAGCTCACACCGGCCACTCTGAGGACACCCCGGCAACGTGGAAGGGTGCGAGCCACGAGTTCGATCACGTCGACGGCCCAGGCTCGAAGACCTCCCCGAGCGCGTAA
- the nrdF gene encoding class 1b ribonucleoside-diphosphate reductase subunit beta codes for MSHEDYQGGQDYQDYEDYVDAHPKPLKAINWNEIPDDKDQEVWDRLTGNFWLPEKIPVSNDIPSWNTLNADEKLSTMRVFANLTLLDTLQGTVGAVSLIPDARTLHEEAVLTNIAFMESVHAKSYSNIYMTLASTPEINDAFRWTEENEEVQRKAKIVESFYVGDDPLKKKIASVMLESFLFYSGFYLPLNWSVHSKLTNTADIIRLIIRDEAVHGYYIGYKYQVALRDESEARRDELKEHAFDLLYDLYDNEIQYTEDLYDPLGWTEDVKRFLRYNANKALNNLGYEGLFPADETRVSPAILASLAPNADENHDFFSGSGSSYVIGKAEDTQDDDWDF; via the coding sequence ATGAGCCACGAGGATTACCAGGGCGGGCAGGACTACCAGGACTACGAGGACTACGTCGATGCCCACCCCAAGCCGTTGAAGGCGATTAACTGGAACGAGATTCCGGACGACAAAGATCAAGAGGTGTGGGACCGGTTGACCGGAAACTTCTGGCTGCCGGAAAAAATCCCCGTGTCCAACGATATCCCGAGCTGGAACACGCTTAACGCCGACGAGAAGCTGTCGACCATGCGCGTGTTTGCGAACCTCACCCTGCTGGACACGCTGCAAGGCACTGTCGGCGCGGTATCGCTGATTCCGGACGCGCGCACCCTTCATGAGGAAGCGGTGCTGACCAACATCGCGTTCATGGAGTCGGTGCACGCAAAGAGCTACTCCAACATCTACATGACGCTCGCGAGCACTCCAGAGATTAACGACGCATTCCGTTGGACCGAGGAAAACGAAGAGGTTCAGCGCAAGGCCAAAATTGTCGAAAGCTTCTACGTGGGCGATGACCCGCTGAAGAAGAAAATCGCGTCAGTGATGCTGGAGTCCTTCCTTTTCTACTCGGGCTTCTACCTGCCGCTGAACTGGTCTGTGCACTCCAAGCTGACGAACACCGCCGACATTATCCGTCTGATCATTCGCGACGAGGCGGTGCACGGCTACTACATCGGCTACAAGTATCAGGTGGCACTGCGCGATGAGTCTGAAGCGCGTCGCGATGAACTCAAGGAGCACGCCTTCGATCTGCTCTACGACCTCTACGACAATGAGATCCAGTACACCGAGGATCTCTACGACCCGCTGGGTTGGACCGAGGATGTCAAGCGCTTCCTGCGCTACAACGCGAACAAGGCGCTGAACAACCTTGGGTACGAGGGGCTGTTCCCGGCCGATGAAACCCGGGTATCGCCGGCGATCTTGGCTTCGCTTGCACCGAACGCCGACGAAAACCACGACTTCTTCTCGGGTTCCGGCTCCTCCTACGTGATCGGTAAGGCGGAGGACACCCAGGACGACGACTGGGACTTCTAA
- a CDS encoding FadR/GntR family transcriptional regulator, translating to MPAPRESAAEPLLASVLATLGKEIVSGAMPAGHTFTLQDLSTRFEISRTVAREAMRALEQLGLVTSSRRVGIRVLPQSEWAVFDRSVIAWRLACESQRPDQIRSLDSLRTAVEPIAAALAAINANEEQVARLKELAQHLSELTEAGAGNTEEFLESDKEFHTLLLIASGNEMFAALAEPIMNVLEGRTRYGIMPDEPEIATMRLHSDLAEAIERGDVQASERTSRSLLHGISQFMEI from the coding sequence ATGCCGGCCCCCCGAGAGTCCGCAGCCGAGCCGCTGTTGGCGTCAGTCCTCGCCACACTGGGCAAGGAAATCGTCTCCGGGGCAATGCCCGCCGGTCACACCTTCACCCTGCAAGACCTCTCAACCCGGTTTGAAATTTCGCGCACCGTCGCCCGAGAGGCCATGCGCGCGCTGGAGCAGCTCGGCTTGGTCACCTCGTCCCGCCGCGTCGGCATTCGTGTGCTTCCCCAGAGCGAGTGGGCAGTTTTCGACCGCTCAGTCATTGCTTGGCGCTTGGCCTGCGAGTCCCAGCGGCCTGACCAAATCCGCTCGCTGGATTCGCTGCGCACCGCCGTCGAGCCGATCGCCGCAGCTCTCGCTGCCATCAACGCGAACGAGGAGCAAGTCGCACGGCTGAAAGAGCTCGCGCAGCATCTCTCAGAGCTCACGGAAGCCGGGGCGGGTAACACTGAGGAGTTCCTGGAATCAGACAAGGAGTTCCACACCCTCCTCCTCATTGCATCGGGCAACGAAATGTTCGCCGCTCTCGCCGAGCCCATCATGAACGTGCTCGAAGGCCGCACCCGGTACGGCATCATGCCGGATGAGCCGGAGATCGCCACCATGCGCCTCCATTCCGACCTCGCCGAAGCCATTGAGCGCGGCGATGTCCAGGCCTCCGAGCGCACCTCCCGCAGCCTCCTGCACGGCATCAGCCAGTTCATGGAAATCTAG
- a CDS encoding VOC family protein encodes MTISTSAYMSFPGIAAEAFKFYHSVFGGDLHVITYGEQIDAGVEFPFDAPREAVANGFLSGPFSLTGGDDLQRSAEKLSPGDINFTAEVSSHEEGEQLIEKLTADGGLVHMPFAVAPWGDRFGVVEDRFGVRWNVTTSSDGGQN; translated from the coding sequence ATGACTATTTCAACGTCTGCGTACATGTCGTTCCCGGGAATTGCCGCCGAGGCTTTCAAGTTCTACCACTCAGTATTCGGCGGTGATCTGCATGTGATTACTTACGGTGAGCAGATCGACGCCGGCGTCGAATTCCCCTTTGACGCCCCACGCGAGGCGGTCGCCAACGGGTTCCTATCGGGTCCGTTCTCGCTCACCGGTGGCGACGACCTTCAGCGCTCCGCCGAGAAGTTGAGCCCCGGCGACATCAACTTCACCGCCGAGGTGTCTAGCCACGAAGAAGGCGAGCAGCTCATTGAGAAGCTGACCGCCGACGGTGGCCTAGTGCACATGCCGTTCGCGGTGGCACCGTGGGGCGATCGCTTCGGTGTCGTCGAAGACCGTTTTGGCGTGCGCTGGAATGTCACCACCTCCAGCGACGGCGGTCAAAACTAA